A genomic window from Quercus lobata isolate SW786 chromosome 10, ValleyOak3.0 Primary Assembly, whole genome shotgun sequence includes:
- the LOC115965990 gene encoding RNA polymerase II transcriptional coactivator KIWI-like, with product MASGFRGKRKEEEEYASEGELEGQAPPKKRTFNSNSKKDSDDDSADNIVVCEISRNRRVTVRTWQGKVVVDIREYYNKDGKQLPGKKGISLTMDQWNVLRDHVEEIDKAVNESS from the exons ATGGCTTCGGGGTTTAGgggaaagagaaaagaggagGAGGAGTACGCATCGGAAGGCGAGCTTGAAGGCCAAGCGCCCCCTAAGAAGAGAACCTTCAACTCCAACTCCAAGAAGGACTCTGACGATGACTCTGCTGACAACATCGTCGTTTGCGAG ATATCGAGGAATAGGAGAGTGACGGTGAGGACTTGGCAAGGCAAGGTTGTTGTGGACATTCGTGAGTATTACAACAAAGATGGCAAGCAACTCCCTGGCAAAAAAG GAATCTCACTTACCATGGATCAG TGGAATGTACTCCGAGATCATGTTGAAGAAATTGACAAGGCTGTTAATGAGAGTTCGTAG